The region ACATCCGTGTCGAAGGCCTGCAGCGCGTCGAGCCCGGCACCATCTTCGCTTCGCTGCCGTTTCGCATCGGCGACCAGTACAGCGACGACAAGGGTTCGGCCGCCATCCGGGCCCTCTTCGCACTGGGCCTGTTCAAGGACGTGCGCCTCGAAACCAACGGCGACGTGCTGGTGGTGATCGTCGAGGAACGTCCCACCGTCGCCGACGTGGAATTTGCGGGGTCCCGCGAATTCGACAAGGACGCGCTGAAGAAGGCGCTGCGCGAGATCGGCCTCACGGAAGGCCGCCCGTACGACCAGAGCCTGGCCGACCGCGCCGAGCAGGAACTCAAGCGCCAGTACATCAACAAGAGCCTCTACGGCGCCGAAGTCGTCACCACCGTGACGCCGATCGAGCGCAACCGGGTGAACCTCACCTTCACGGTGACCGAGGGCGAACCGGCGCGCATCAAGGAAATCCGCATCGTCGGCAACAGCGCGTTCAGCGACTCCACGCTGCGCAACCTGTTCGACCTCGACACGGGCGGCTTCCTGTCCTGGTACACCAAGTCGGACCGGTACTCGCGCGCCAAGCTCAATGCCGACCTCGAGGTGCTGCGCTCCTACTACCTGGCGCGCGGCTACCTGGAATTCCGCATCGACTCCACCCAGGTCGCGATCTCCCCGAACAAGCAGGACATCGCGATCACCGTCAACGTCACGGAAGGCGAGCGCTATGTGGTCTCTTCCGTGCGGCTGGAGGGCAACTACCTTGGCAAGGAAGAGGAGTTCAAGTCGCTGGTGAAAATCGTGCCCGGAGAGCCCTACAACGCTGACCGCGTGGCGGAGACGACCAAGGCGTTCAATGACTACTTCGGTAACTTCGGCTTCGCTTTCGCCAACGTGGAGGCGCGGCCCGAGATCGACCGCGTCAACAACCGCGTCGCCTTCGTGCTGGCGGCCGATCCGTCGCGGCGCGCATATGTGCGGCGCATCAACGTCGCCGGCAACAACCGCACGCGCGACGAAGTCATCCGCCGCGAATTCCGGCAGTTCGAGTCCTCCTGGTACGACGCCGACAAGATCAAGCTGTCGCGCGATCGCATCGACCGGCTCGGTTACTTCAAGGACGTCAACGTCGAGACCAGCGACGTCCCGGGGGCCCCCGACCAGGTCGACCTGAACGTCAGCGTCACCGAAAAGCCCACGGGCAGCCTGCAGCTCGGCGCCGGCTTCTCCAGCGCCGAAAAGCTCGCGCTGTCGTTCTCCATCAAGCAGGAGAACGCGTTCGGCACCGGCAATTACCTGGGGGTCGACGTCAACACCAGCAAGTACAACCGGACCATCGCTTTCAGCTCGGTGAACCCGTACTTCACGCCCGACGGCATCTCGCGCTCGACGGACTTGTACTACCGGACCTCGCGCCCGTACGAGGACCAGGGCGGCAACTACCAGATCGCCACCGCCGGCGCGAGCCTGCGCTTCGGCGTGCCGTTCAGCGAATTCGACACCGTGTATTTCGGCGCAAGCGCCGAGCGCACGCAAATCAAGCCCGGCACCAACATCCCGGCGGCGTACCTTGCGTACGCGGAGCGCTTCGGCTACACCAGCACCGCTTTCCCGCTGGCGATCGGCTGGTCGCGCGACAGCCGCGACAGCGCGGTCGCGCCCACCAGCGGGCGGTTCCAGCGCATCTCGGGCGAGGCCGGCGTGTTCGGCGATGCGCGCTACCTGCGCACCAACTACCAGTTCCAGCAGTACATCCCGATCAACAAGCAGTTCACCTTCGCGTTCAACACCGAGTTCGGCTACGGCAAGGGCCTGGGCAGCCGGCCCTACCCCGTGTTCAAGAACTTCTACGGTGGCGGCCTCGGTTCGGTGCGCGGGTTCGACCAGGGCACTTTGGGCCCGCGTGACGTGACGGGCTCGAGCATCGGCGGTCCGAAGAAACTGACCTTGAACGCAGAGGTGATCACGCCGTTCCCGGGGGCCGGCAACGACCGCAGCTTGCGCATGTTCGGCTTCTTCGACGCGGGCAATGTCTACGGGGAAGACGAGAAGTTCAGCTTCAGCGACATGCGGGCCTCGGTGGGCGTGGGCGTGTCCTGGATTTCGCCGCTCGGCCCCCTGCGCATCGCCGTAGCTCATCCGGTGCGAAAATTCCCCGGCGATAGAATCCAGAAATTGCAATTCCAGATCGGAACCTCTTTCTAATGAAGTACTTGTCCCGCCACCTCCTGGCGATTCTGCTCGGCGCTTTCGCGCTGGGTACGCAGGCGCAGGCCGAGGATTTCCGGGTCGGCTTCGTCAACACGGATCGCATCTTCCGCGAGGCCAACACGGCCAAGACCGCGCAGGCGAAGCTGGAGCAGGAATTCTCCAAGCGCGAGAAGGACCTGAACGACCTGGGCAACACGCTGAAGAACGCGTCCGACAAATTCGAGCGCGAAGCGCCCACGCTTTCCGAGAGCCAGCGCGCGCAGCGGCAAAAGCAGCTGGTCGACCAGGACCGCGATTTCCAGCGCAAGCGCCGCGAATTCCAGGAAGACCTCAACTCCCGCAAGAACGAGGAGTTGCAGCAGGTGCTCGAGCGCGCGAACCGCGTGGTCAAGCAGGTCGCCGAGGCCGAGAAGTACGACGTCGTCCTGCAGGAAGCCGTGTACATCAACCCCAAGCACGACATCACCGACAAGGTGATCAAGGCGCTCAACTCGGCCAAGTAGCCTCCAGTCCCGTGCAGCTTCGCCTTGGCTCCATCGTTGAGGCGCTCGGCGGCGAGTTGCACGGGGACCCGCGGCGCGAGGTCGACGGGCTGGCCCCGCTCGAATCGGCCACGCCGTCGCAGCTGAGCTTCCTCGGCAACGCTCGACTTCTGTCTCTTCTGCCTTCGTCGAAAGCCGGCTGCGTCATCGTCGCACCCGCGCAGTTCGAAGCGGCGCGGGCCCGCGGCGATTGCATTGTCGCGCCGCACCCCTACCTCTATTTTGCGCGGGTGACGCAGCTCTGGAAGCGCCTGTCTTCGCCGCCCGCCGGCCCCGCGATTCATCCCAGCGCCGTGGTCGACCCAGAGGCCGTCGTGCATCCGACCGCGCGTATCGGCGCGCTGTGCGTCGTCGAACGTGGGGTGCACATCGGCCCGGGGACGGTGCTCAAGGCGCGCGTCACGGTGGCCGAAGGCTGCGTCATCGGTGACCGCTGCACACTGCATCCCGGCGCGGTGATCGGCGCCGACGGTTTCGGCTTCGCCCCGAACGCGGGTGTGTGGGAAAAGATCGAACAGCTCGGCGGCGTGCGAATCGGCAACGACGTGGACATCGGCGCCAACACCTGCATCGATCGCGGCGCGCTCGCCGACACCGTCATCGAGGACGGCGTGAAGCTCGACAACCTCATCCAGGTCGGCCATAACGTGCGCATCGGGCGCAACACCGCCATCGCCGGCTGCGCGGGTATCGCGGGCAGCGCGAACATCGGCGCGCACTGCACGATCGGCGGCGCCGCCATGATCCTCGGCCACCTCACGCTCGCCGACGGCGTGAACATCTCCGCGGGTTCCTTCGTTTCCCGCTCCATCCTGAAGCCCGGGCACTACAGCGGCATCTTCCCCATCGACGACAATGCCAGCTGGGAAAAGAATGCCGCGACGCTCAAGCAGCTGCACAAGCTGCGCGATCGCGTCAAGGCCCTGGAGAAGAAGACATGATGGACATCCACGAAATCCTGAAGAAGCTGCCGCACCGATATCCGATCCTGCTCGTGGACCGTGTGCTCGAAGTCGACCCGGGCAAGCGCATCAAGGCGCTGAAGAACGTCACGATCAACGAACCGTTTTTCCTCGGTCACTTCCCGCACCGCCCGGTGATGCCGGGCGTGCTCATGCTCGAGGCGATGGCCCAGACGGCCGCGCTGCTGTCGTTCGCCGCCGAGGGCGCCGCGCCCGACAACAAGTCGGTCATCTATTTCGCCGGCATCGACGGCGCGCGCTTCAAGCGCCCGGTCGAGCCGGGCGACCAGCTGGTGATGGAAGTGACGCTGGAGCGCTCGCGCGCGGGCATCTACAAGTTCAAGGGCGTGGCGCGGGTGGGCGACGACGTCGCCTGCGAGGCCGAGCTCATGTGCACGATGCGCACGGTGGCGTGACGGGGCAGGCGTGGCGCTGATCCATCCCACGGCCGTCGTCGATCCGCAGGCGCGGATCGATGCCTCGGTGGCCATCGGGCCGTACACCGTCATCGGACCGCACGTCACCATCGGCGCCGGCACGACGGTCGGGCCGCACGCGGTCATCGAGGGGCACACCACGATCGGTCGCGACAACAGCATCTTCCAGTTCGCCTCGATCGGTGCGATCCCGCAGGACAAGAAGTACGACGGCGAACCGTGCGAACTGGTGATCGGCGACCGCAACACCATCCGCGAGTTCACCACCTTCAACATCGGCTCGCCCGGCGGCGGCGGCGTCACCCGGATCGGCGACGACAACTGGATCATGGCGTACGTGCACATCGCGCACGACTGCCAGGTCGGCAACCGCACCACGCTCGCCAACAACACCACGCTGGGCGGCCATGTCGAGCTGGGCGACTGGGTGACGGTGGGCGGCCTGAGCGGCATCCACCAATTCGTGAAGGTGGGCCCGCACGCCATGGTCGGGTTCGCCAGCGCGGTGTCGCAGGACGTGCCGCCTTTTATGCTGGTCGACGGCAATCCGCTGGCGGTGCGCGGCATCAACGCGACGGGCCTGAAACGCCGCGACTACGATGCGCCGCGCATCGCCGTCGTGAAGCAGATGCACCGGCTGCTGTATCGCGAGGGCCGCACGCTCGAGCAGGCGCGCACAGCGATCGAGGGGCTGGCAGCTCAGTCGCCCGAGTCCGCGAAGGACGTGGCGTTGATGAGCGCTTTCCTCACGGCCGCCACCCGCGGCATCGCGCGCTGACCATGACGCCACCGCGACTCGCCATGGTCGCCGGCGAGGCGTCCGGCGACCTGCTGGCCGGTCTCTTGCTGCAAGGCTTGCATGCGCGCTGGCCCGGGCTGCGGGCGGCCGGCATCGGCGGTCCGCAGATGCGTGTGCAGGGCTTCGAGAGCTGGTGGCCGCACGAGAAGCTGGCCGTCAGCGGGTACGTGGAAGTGCTGCGCCATTACCGGGAACTCGTCGGCATCCGCAATCGCCTGCGCGAGCGGCTGCTGCAGGAGCCGCCCGATCTTTTCGTCGGCGTCGATGCGCCGGATTTCAACCTCGACCTGGAGGCGGCGTTGAAGCAGCGCGGCATCCGGACCGTGCACTTCGTCTGCCCCTCGATCTGGGCATGGCGCCCCGAGCGCGCGGAGAAACTGCGGGCCAGTGCGGATCACGTGCTGTGCCTTTTCCCCTTCGAGCCCGAATTGCTCGCCTCGCACGGCATCGCGTCGACCTACGTCGGTCACCCGCTGGCCGGCGTGATTCCGATGGAGCCGGACAAGTCTGCGGCACGGCAGGCGCTGGGGATCGGGCCGGCCGAGGAAGTTCTCGCCATCCTTCCGGGCAGCCGCGCGTCAGAGATCGCGCACATGGCGCCGCGATTTTTCGGGGCCGCCGTGCTGTTGCGAAAATCCCGCCCCGGCCTGCGCTTCCTGGTTCCCGCGGCGCCCGGCCGGCGGGACGGCATCGAGAAGGCTGTGCGGGCGTCCAGGCTGGACGGCCAGGTCCGGATCGTGGACGGCCAGTCCCACGCCGTGCTGGCCGCCTGCGACCTCGTGCTGGTGGCGAGCGGCACGGCGACGCTGGAGGCGGCCCTGTTCAAGCGCCCGATGGTCATCGCCTATGCGGTGAACTGGCTCACCCACCGCATCATGCGGCCGCGCCAACTGCAGCCCTGGGTCGGCCTGCCCAACATCCTCTGCGGCGAATTCGTGGTGCCGGAGTTGCTCCAGCACGACGCCAATCCCGACGCGCTTGCTGCGGCGCTGCTCGATTGGCTGCAGTCCCCTGACACAATGGCGGCCGTACAGGAGAAATTCCGGGCGCTGCATCTTGTCTTGCGGCGCGACACCCCGCGACTTGCCAGCGATGCCATCCAAAAAGTTCTCGAAGGCTGAACAGGCCCGCCTCCAATGGGATCCCGTGGGCCTGATGGCCGGCGTCGATGAAGCAGGGCGCGGGCCCCTGGCCGGCCCGGTGGTCGCCGCCGCCGTCATCCTGGACGACAGCAAACGCATCCGCGGCCTGGCCGATTCCAAGGTCCTCACCCCGCTGCAGCGCGACCGTCTCTACGACCAGATCCGCGAGAAGGCCCTGTGCTGCTCCGTCGCGCAGGCCACGGTGGACGAGATCGACACGCTGAACATCCTGCACGCGACGATGCTTGCGATGAAGCGCGCGGTCGAAGGGCTTCGGCTGAAGCCCGCGAAAGTGCTGGTGGACGGCAACCGCCTCCCGACCATCGACGTCCTCGCCGAGGCCGTGATCGGGGGCGACGCCACGGTGCGCTCGATATCCGCCGCGTCCATCCTCGCGAAGGT is a window of Caenimonas aquaedulcis DNA encoding:
- the bamA gene encoding outer membrane protein assembly factor BamA gives rise to the protein MKKQMKRFRVRTVSAMVAMMFAANAWAVDPFTVRDIRVEGLQRVEPGTIFASLPFRIGDQYSDDKGSAAIRALFALGLFKDVRLETNGDVLVVIVEERPTVADVEFAGSREFDKDALKKALREIGLTEGRPYDQSLADRAEQELKRQYINKSLYGAEVVTTVTPIERNRVNLTFTVTEGEPARIKEIRIVGNSAFSDSTLRNLFDLDTGGFLSWYTKSDRYSRAKLNADLEVLRSYYLARGYLEFRIDSTQVAISPNKQDIAITVNVTEGERYVVSSVRLEGNYLGKEEEFKSLVKIVPGEPYNADRVAETTKAFNDYFGNFGFAFANVEARPEIDRVNNRVAFVLAADPSRRAYVRRINVAGNNRTRDEVIRREFRQFESSWYDADKIKLSRDRIDRLGYFKDVNVETSDVPGAPDQVDLNVSVTEKPTGSLQLGAGFSSAEKLALSFSIKQENAFGTGNYLGVDVNTSKYNRTIAFSSVNPYFTPDGISRSTDLYYRTSRPYEDQGGNYQIATAGASLRFGVPFSEFDTVYFGASAERTQIKPGTNIPAAYLAYAERFGYTSTAFPLAIGWSRDSRDSAVAPTSGRFQRISGEAGVFGDARYLRTNYQFQQYIPINKQFTFAFNTEFGYGKGLGSRPYPVFKNFYGGGLGSVRGFDQGTLGPRDVTGSSIGGPKKLTLNAEVITPFPGAGNDRSLRMFGFFDAGNVYGEDEKFSFSDMRASVGVGVSWISPLGPLRIAVAHPVRKFPGDRIQKLQFQIGTSF
- a CDS encoding OmpH family outer membrane protein, with product MKYLSRHLLAILLGAFALGTQAQAEDFRVGFVNTDRIFREANTAKTAQAKLEQEFSKREKDLNDLGNTLKNASDKFEREAPTLSESQRAQRQKQLVDQDRDFQRKRREFQEDLNSRKNEELQQVLERANRVVKQVAEAEKYDVVLQEAVYINPKHDITDKVIKALNSAK
- the lpxD gene encoding UDP-3-O-(3-hydroxymyristoyl)glucosamine N-acyltransferase, which translates into the protein MQLRLGSIVEALGGELHGDPRREVDGLAPLESATPSQLSFLGNARLLSLLPSSKAGCVIVAPAQFEAARARGDCIVAPHPYLYFARVTQLWKRLSSPPAGPAIHPSAVVDPEAVVHPTARIGALCVVERGVHIGPGTVLKARVTVAEGCVIGDRCTLHPGAVIGADGFGFAPNAGVWEKIEQLGGVRIGNDVDIGANTCIDRGALADTVIEDGVKLDNLIQVGHNVRIGRNTAIAGCAGIAGSANIGAHCTIGGAAMILGHLTLADGVNISAGSFVSRSILKPGHYSGIFPIDDNASWEKNAATLKQLHKLRDRVKALEKKT
- the fabZ gene encoding 3-hydroxyacyl-ACP dehydratase FabZ; the encoded protein is MMDIHEILKKLPHRYPILLVDRVLEVDPGKRIKALKNVTINEPFFLGHFPHRPVMPGVLMLEAMAQTAALLSFAAEGAAPDNKSVIYFAGIDGARFKRPVEPGDQLVMEVTLERSRAGIYKFKGVARVGDDVACEAELMCTMRTVA
- the lpxA gene encoding acyl-ACP--UDP-N-acetylglucosamine O-acyltransferase, whose translation is MALIHPTAVVDPQARIDASVAIGPYTVIGPHVTIGAGTTVGPHAVIEGHTTIGRDNSIFQFASIGAIPQDKKYDGEPCELVIGDRNTIREFTTFNIGSPGGGGVTRIGDDNWIMAYVHIAHDCQVGNRTTLANNTTLGGHVELGDWVTVGGLSGIHQFVKVGPHAMVGFASAVSQDVPPFMLVDGNPLAVRGINATGLKRRDYDAPRIAVVKQMHRLLYREGRTLEQARTAIEGLAAQSPESAKDVALMSAFLTAATRGIAR
- the lpxB gene encoding lipid-A-disaccharide synthase; the encoded protein is MVAGEASGDLLAGLLLQGLHARWPGLRAAGIGGPQMRVQGFESWWPHEKLAVSGYVEVLRHYRELVGIRNRLRERLLQEPPDLFVGVDAPDFNLDLEAALKQRGIRTVHFVCPSIWAWRPERAEKLRASADHVLCLFPFEPELLASHGIASTYVGHPLAGVIPMEPDKSAARQALGIGPAEEVLAILPGSRASEIAHMAPRFFGAAVLLRKSRPGLRFLVPAAPGRRDGIEKAVRASRLDGQVRIVDGQSHAVLAACDLVLVASGTATLEAALFKRPMVIAYAVNWLTHRIMRPRQLQPWVGLPNILCGEFVVPELLQHDANPDALAAALLDWLQSPDTMAAVQEKFRALHLVLRRDTPRLASDAIQKVLEG
- the rnhB gene encoding ribonuclease HII produces the protein MPSKKFSKAEQARLQWDPVGLMAGVDEAGRGPLAGPVVAAAVILDDSKRIRGLADSKVLTPLQRDRLYDQIREKALCCSVAQATVDEIDTLNILHATMLAMKRAVEGLRLKPAKVLVDGNRLPTIDVLAEAVIGGDATVRSISAASILAKVHRDRLLKDLHEEFPQYGFASHKGYGTPEHLEALRLHGACRHHRKFFGPVAATFMTPDGHTIVLADS